A stretch of Streptomyces vietnamensis DNA encodes these proteins:
- a CDS encoding RelA/SpoT family protein, which yields MSAEATNPEAAPTDVAVRRRGRARIDLRRLGRAALLNATAGPAPRDRLPDAISHVAEAHRAHHPEADLTVLGRAYVLAESSHRGQFRKSGEPYITHPLAVTLILAELGAETTTLTASLLHDTVEDTEVTLDQVRREFGDEVAYLVDGVTKVEKIDYGAAAEPETFRKMLVATGSDVRVMSIKLADRLHNMRTLGVMRPEKQARIAKVTRDVLIPLAERLGVQALKTELEDLVFAILHPEEYETTRALIEDNPGAADELGAVAEQVTAVLREAGIGAEVLVRPRHFVSVHRVRLKRGELRGCDFGRLLVLVAEDADCYAVLGELHTCFTPVISEFKDFIAAPKFNLYQSLHTAIAAPDGAVAEVLIRTHRMHKVAEAGVVALGNPHVGQEPDGPLQGSDDGERVDPTRPGWLSRLLDWQQSAPDPDTFWTSLRADLAEDDEITVFRADGSTPGTISLPAGASCVDAAYAQHGEAAHACLGARVNGRLAPLSTVLGDGDTVQLLLAQDAVSGPSPEWLDHARTPAARIAITGWLQAHPESAAPPAAPTDPRPQPSAPADRRPGAELHADLDGEPPAVVRPAGCCTPVPPDEITGFRVRGGSVTVHRTRCSAVDAMRGLGREPVTVRWGDTAQGQVTLLAESFGRPGLLADLTEAIAACGAAVVSANVEPPSEQRVRHTYTLHLPDVAGLAALMKAMRDVPGVYDVSRARHARGLG from the coding sequence ATGAGCGCAGAGGCCACCAATCCCGAGGCCGCCCCCACCGACGTGGCCGTCCGCAGACGCGGACGCGCCCGGATCGACCTGCGCCGCCTCGGCCGCGCCGCCCTGCTGAACGCCACCGCGGGACCGGCGCCCCGTGACCGGCTGCCCGACGCCATCAGCCACGTGGCGGAGGCGCACCGCGCCCACCACCCCGAGGCCGACCTGACGGTGCTCGGCCGGGCGTACGTCCTCGCCGAGTCCTCGCACCGCGGCCAGTTCCGCAAGAGCGGCGAGCCGTACATCACCCACCCGCTCGCCGTCACCCTCATCCTCGCCGAACTCGGCGCGGAGACCACCACCCTGACCGCCTCCCTCCTCCACGACACCGTCGAGGACACCGAGGTGACGCTCGATCAGGTGCGCCGCGAGTTCGGCGACGAGGTCGCCTACCTCGTCGACGGCGTCACCAAGGTCGAGAAGATCGACTACGGCGCCGCCGCCGAGCCCGAGACCTTCCGCAAGATGCTCGTCGCCACCGGCAGCGACGTCCGCGTCATGTCGATCAAGCTCGCCGACCGCCTCCACAACATGCGCACCCTCGGCGTGATGCGCCCCGAGAAACAGGCCAGGATCGCCAAGGTCACCCGGGACGTCCTCATCCCGCTCGCCGAGCGGCTCGGCGTCCAGGCCCTCAAGACCGAGCTGGAGGACCTGGTCTTCGCGATCCTCCACCCCGAGGAGTACGAGACCACCCGCGCGCTCATCGAGGACAACCCCGGCGCCGCCGACGAGCTCGGCGCCGTTGCCGAGCAGGTCACCGCCGTCCTGCGCGAGGCCGGCATCGGCGCCGAGGTCCTCGTCCGCCCCCGGCACTTCGTCTCCGTCCACCGGGTCCGCCTCAAGCGCGGCGAGCTGCGCGGCTGCGACTTCGGACGACTCCTTGTTCTTGTTGCCGAGGACGCCGACTGCTACGCGGTCCTCGGCGAGCTCCACACCTGTTTCACCCCGGTGATCTCCGAGTTCAAGGACTTCATCGCGGCCCCCAAGTTCAACCTGTACCAGTCCCTGCACACCGCGATCGCCGCCCCCGACGGCGCCGTCGCCGAGGTCCTCATCCGCACCCACCGGATGCACAAGGTCGCCGAGGCCGGAGTCGTCGCCCTCGGCAACCCCCACGTGGGCCAGGAGCCGGACGGCCCCCTCCAGGGGAGCGACGACGGCGAGCGCGTCGACCCCACCCGCCCCGGCTGGCTCTCCCGGCTCCTCGACTGGCAGCAGTCCGCCCCCGACCCCGACACCTTCTGGACCTCGCTCCGCGCCGACCTCGCCGAGGACGACGAGATCACCGTCTTCCGCGCCGACGGCAGCACCCCCGGCACGATCAGCCTGCCCGCCGGCGCCAGCTGCGTCGACGCCGCGTACGCACAGCACGGCGAGGCCGCCCACGCCTGCCTCGGCGCCCGGGTCAACGGCCGCCTCGCCCCGCTGAGCACCGTCCTCGGCGACGGCGACACCGTCCAGCTGCTCCTCGCCCAGGACGCCGTCTCCGGGCCGTCCCCGGAATGGCTGGACCACGCCCGTACCCCCGCCGCGCGGATCGCGATCACCGGCTGGCTCCAGGCGCACCCCGAGAGCGCCGCGCCGCCCGCCGCCCCCACCGACCCCCGGCCGCAGCCCAGCGCCCCCGCCGACCGCCGTCCCGGCGCCGAGCTCCACGCCGACCTGGACGGCGAGCCGCCCGCCGTCGTCCGCCCGGCCGGCTGCTGCACCCCCGTACCGCCCGACGAGATCACCGGCTTCCGGGTGCGCGGCGGATCGGTCACCGTCCACCGCACCCGCTGCTCGGCCGTCGACGCCATGCGCGGTCTCGGCCGCGAACCCGTCACCGTCCGCTGGGGCGACACCGCCCAGGGGCAGGTCACCCTCCTCGCCGAGTCCTTCGGGCGGCCCGGACTGCTCGCCGACCTCACCGAGGCCATCGCCGCCTGCGGGGCCGCCGTCGTCTCCGCGAACGTCGAGCCGCCCAGCGAGCAGCGGGTCCGCCACACGTACACCCTCCACCTCCCCGACGTGGCCGGCCTCGCCGCCCTCATGAAGGCCATGCGGGACGTGCCCGGGGTGTACGACGTCAGCCGTGCCCGCCACGCGCGCGGCCTGGGCTGA
- a CDS encoding M1 family metallopeptidase produces MPLVRTPLPRARWLRSAVLVAASAGLVAAALPAPAPLGIGDPLFPHLGNPGYDVLAYTLDVAYPGDNTKPLAAVTRIDARATDDLERLNLDFTHGTVSAVTVDGLPAEYVTSGEDLVVTPVVPIDAGEEVEIAVTHTSDPTGPADTGGWVRTGDGLAMANQADAAHRVFPSNDHPADKAYFTFRITAPSELTVVANGLPEGRVDHGATTTWTYRTQHPMATELAQISIGRSTVVHRAGPHGLPVRDVVATADRERMEPWLRRTPGHLEWMEKQVGPYPFETYGVLIADADTGFELETQTLSLFERGIFTEPAYPEWYVDSVMVHELAHQWFGDSVSPRTWSDLWLNEGHASWYEALYAEETAGKSLEARMKAAYAASDGWRAAGGPPAAPEPPSPDHKISLFRPVVYDGSALVLYALRQEIGTEAFRTLERRWVAEHRDGTATTADFTALAGEVAGRDLTAFFRGWLYEAKTPAMPGHPDWRSRPVEATRTAPAARTAPKAG; encoded by the coding sequence ATGCCGCTCGTCCGAACCCCCCTGCCCCGCGCGCGGTGGCTCCGCTCCGCCGTCCTGGTCGCCGCCTCCGCCGGGCTCGTCGCCGCCGCGCTGCCCGCCCCGGCGCCGCTCGGCATCGGGGACCCGCTCTTCCCGCACCTCGGCAACCCCGGCTACGACGTCCTCGCGTACACGCTCGACGTCGCCTATCCGGGGGACAACACCAAGCCGCTCGCCGCCGTCACCCGCATCGACGCGCGCGCCACCGACGACCTGGAGCGGCTCAACCTCGACTTCACCCACGGCACGGTCTCCGCCGTCACCGTCGACGGCCTGCCCGCCGAGTACGTCACCAGCGGCGAGGACCTCGTCGTCACCCCCGTCGTCCCCATCGACGCGGGGGAGGAGGTCGAGATCGCCGTCACCCACACCAGCGACCCCACCGGCCCCGCCGACACCGGCGGCTGGGTCCGCACCGGCGACGGCCTCGCCATGGCCAACCAGGCCGACGCCGCCCACCGGGTCTTCCCCTCCAACGACCACCCGGCGGACAAGGCGTACTTCACCTTCCGGATCACCGCCCCCAGCGAGCTCACCGTCGTCGCCAACGGGCTCCCCGAGGGCCGCGTCGACCACGGCGCCACCACCACCTGGACGTACCGCACCCAGCACCCCATGGCCACGGAGCTCGCCCAGATCTCCATCGGCCGCTCCACCGTCGTCCACCGCGCGGGCCCCCACGGGCTGCCCGTACGGGACGTGGTGGCCACCGCCGACCGGGAGCGCATGGAGCCCTGGCTGCGCCGCACCCCCGGCCACCTGGAGTGGATGGAGAAGCAGGTCGGCCCGTACCCCTTCGAGACGTACGGCGTGCTGATCGCCGACGCGGACACCGGCTTCGAGCTGGAGACCCAGACCCTCTCGCTCTTCGAACGCGGCATCTTCACCGAGCCCGCCTACCCGGAGTGGTACGTCGACTCCGTCATGGTCCACGAGCTGGCCCACCAGTGGTTCGGCGACAGCGTCTCGCCCCGCACCTGGTCCGACCTGTGGCTCAACGAGGGACACGCCAGCTGGTACGAGGCGCTGTACGCCGAGGAGACCGCCGGCAAGTCCCTGGAGGCGCGCATGAAGGCCGCCTACGCCGCCTCCGACGGGTGGAGGGCCGCCGGCGGACCGCCGGCCGCCCCCGAGCCGCCCTCGCCCGACCACAAGATCAGCCTCTTCCGGCCCGTCGTCTACGACGGCAGCGCCCTCGTCCTCTACGCGCTCCGCCAGGAGATCGGCACTGAGGCCTTCCGGACCCTGGAGCGCCGCTGGGTCGCCGAGCACCGGGACGGGACCGCCACCACCGCCGACTTCACGGCCCTCGCCGGCGAGGTCGCGGGCCGGGACCTCACCGCCTTCTTCCGGGGCTGGCTGTACGAGGCGAAGACCCCGGCGATGCCCGGGCACCCGGACTGGCGCAGCCGCCCCGTCGAGGCCACGAGGACCGCACCGGCCGCGCGGACCGCACCGAAAGCCGGGTGA
- the hflX gene encoding GTPase HflX: MTSSSSPSQDKQSFAETSRTESLRADALMEEDVAWSHEIDGERDGDQFDRSERAALRRVAGLSTELEDVTEVEYRQLRLERVVLVGVWTSGTVQDAENSLAELAALAETAGALVLDGVIQRRDKPDPATFIGSGKARELRDIVLETGADTVVCDGELSPGQLIALEDVVKVKVVDRTALILDIFAQHAKSREGKAQVALAQMQYMLPRLRGWGQSLSRQMGGGGGGGMATRGPGETKIETDRRRIREKMAKMRREIAEMKTGRDIKRQERRRNKVPSVAIAGYTNAGKSSLLNRLTGAGVLVENALFATLDPTVRRAETPTGRIYTLADTVGFVRHLPHHLVEAFRSTMEEVAESDLILHVVDGSHPAPEEQLAAVREVFRDVGAVNVPEIVIINKADAADPLVLQRLLRMEKHSIVVSARSGQGIDELLALIDSELPRPEVELEVLVPYTQGGLVSRVHAEGEVESEEHTPEGTLLKARVHEELAALLAPYVPAAH, translated from the coding sequence ATGACCTCCTCTTCTTCCCCTTCCCAGGACAAGCAGAGCTTCGCGGAGACGAGCCGTACCGAGAGCCTTCGGGCCGATGCCCTGATGGAAGAGGACGTCGCCTGGAGCCACGAGATCGACGGAGAGCGGGACGGCGACCAGTTCGACCGCTCCGAGCGTGCGGCCCTGCGCCGTGTCGCGGGCCTCTCCACCGAACTCGAGGACGTCACCGAGGTCGAGTACCGCCAGCTGCGCCTTGAGCGCGTCGTGCTGGTCGGTGTCTGGACCTCCGGGACGGTGCAGGACGCGGAGAACTCCCTCGCGGAGCTCGCGGCCCTCGCCGAGACGGCGGGCGCCCTCGTGCTCGACGGCGTGATCCAGCGCCGCGACAAGCCGGACCCGGCCACCTTCATCGGCTCGGGCAAGGCGCGCGAGCTGCGCGACATCGTGCTCGAGACCGGTGCCGACACCGTCGTCTGCGACGGCGAGCTCAGCCCCGGCCAGCTCATCGCCCTCGAAGACGTCGTCAAGGTGAAGGTGGTCGACCGGACCGCCCTCATCCTCGACATCTTCGCCCAGCACGCCAAGTCCCGAGAGGGCAAGGCGCAGGTCGCGCTCGCGCAGATGCAGTACATGCTGCCGCGACTGCGCGGCTGGGGTCAGTCGCTCTCCCGTCAGATGGGTGGCGGCGGCGGTGGCGGCATGGCCACCCGTGGTCCCGGTGAGACCAAGATCGAGACCGACCGGCGCCGCATCCGCGAGAAGATGGCGAAGATGCGCCGGGAGATCGCGGAGATGAAGACCGGCCGCGACATCAAGCGGCAGGAGCGCCGCCGGAACAAGGTGCCGTCGGTCGCCATCGCCGGATACACCAACGCCGGCAAGTCCTCCCTGCTCAACCGGCTCACGGGCGCGGGCGTCCTCGTGGAGAACGCGCTGTTCGCCACCCTCGACCCGACGGTCCGCCGGGCCGAGACGCCCACCGGCCGGATCTACACCCTGGCCGACACCGTCGGCTTCGTCCGGCACCTGCCGCACCACCTGGTCGAGGCGTTCCGCTCCACCATGGAGGAGGTCGCCGAGTCCGACCTCATCCTGCACGTGGTGGACGGCTCGCACCCGGCCCCGGAGGAGCAGCTGGCCGCCGTGCGCGAGGTCTTCCGCGACGTCGGCGCGGTGAACGTGCCGGAGATCGTCATCATCAACAAGGCGGACGCGGCCGACCCGCTGGTCCTCCAGCGCCTGTTGCGGATGGAGAAGCACTCCATCGTGGTCTCGGCCCGCTCGGGCCAGGGCATCGACGAGCTGCTCGCGCTCATCGACTCCGAGCTGCCGCGCCCGGAGGTCGAGCTGGAGGTCCTCGTGCCGTACACGCAGGGCGGTCTGGTCTCGCGGGTGCATGCCGAGGGCGAGGTGGAGTCCGAGGAGCACACCCCGGAGGGCACCCTGCTCAAGGCCCGGGTGCACGAGGAGCTGGCGGCGCTGCTCGCGCCGTACGTTCCGGCCGCGCACTGA
- a CDS encoding trypsin-like serine peptidase, whose product MRSVRLIPAALGLVTALALTACGPTETPADGNPSAAASSSAPAADGGDAGSGLTKDLADKLKKHGVDLDKWKNGEWKNWDQDTWLREAEDFVNPVIEGLWDPARMQSAKSPDQTITAQAGTGGTDPTPRPVKAQREKTPYHRNAAPVGKIFFDSPEGSMVCSGTIVKDPRHPGKSNLVWTAGHCVHAGKKGGWYRNITFVPAFNDLGKSPAALQNAQPQEVYPYGQFWADWASTSGEWINAGGTNQAWPYDYAVLHVQPEQGGKSLEETVGVALPVDFSAPTAAQSGTMGAWGYPAAPPYNGMIMHKCLDRPTRLTTAPATPTMYRIGCTMTGGSSGGGWFRVLPNGKTALVSNTSIGPAGSNGWLAGPQLGRGAKAVHEMVSKKFAR is encoded by the coding sequence ATGCGTTCCGTACGACTCATACCCGCCGCTCTCGGCCTGGTCACCGCGCTCGCGCTGACCGCCTGCGGCCCCACCGAGACCCCGGCCGACGGCAATCCGTCCGCCGCGGCGAGCAGCTCCGCACCCGCCGCCGACGGCGGCGACGCCGGGTCCGGCCTCACCAAGGACCTCGCCGACAAGCTCAAGAAGCACGGCGTCGACCTGGACAAGTGGAAGAACGGCGAGTGGAAGAACTGGGACCAGGACACCTGGCTCCGTGAGGCCGAGGACTTCGTCAACCCGGTCATCGAGGGACTCTGGGACCCGGCGCGCATGCAGTCGGCGAAGAGCCCGGACCAGACGATCACCGCGCAGGCCGGCACCGGCGGCACCGACCCGACGCCCCGTCCGGTCAAGGCGCAGCGCGAGAAGACGCCGTACCACCGCAACGCGGCCCCGGTCGGCAAGATCTTCTTCGACTCGCCCGAGGGCTCCATGGTCTGCTCCGGCACCATCGTGAAGGACCCGCGCCACCCGGGGAAGTCGAACCTGGTCTGGACGGCCGGCCACTGCGTCCACGCGGGCAAGAAGGGCGGCTGGTACCGCAACATCACCTTCGTCCCGGCCTTCAACGACCTGGGCAAGTCCCCCGCCGCGCTGCAGAACGCGCAGCCGCAGGAGGTGTACCCGTACGGCCAGTTCTGGGCCGACTGGGCCTCGACCTCGGGCGAGTGGATCAACGCGGGCGGCACCAACCAGGCCTGGCCGTACGACTACGCCGTGCTGCACGTGCAGCCGGAGCAGGGCGGGAAGTCCCTGGAGGAGACCGTCGGCGTCGCCCTGCCGGTCGACTTCTCCGCGCCGACGGCCGCGCAGTCCGGGACGATGGGCGCCTGGGGCTACCCGGCGGCGCCGCCGTACAACGGCATGATCATGCACAAGTGCCTCGACCGGCCGACCCGGCTCACCACGGCTCCGGCCACGCCGACGATGTACCGGATCGGCTGCACGATGACCGGCGGCTCCTCGGGCGGCGGCTGGTTCCGCGTGCTCCCGAACGGCAAGACGGCGCTCGTGTCGAACACCTCGATCGGCCCGGCCGGCAGCAACGGCTGGCTCGCCGGACCGCAGCTCGGTCGCGGCGCCAAGGCCGTCCACGAGATGGTCAGCAAGAAGTTCGCCCGCTGA
- a CDS encoding trypsin-like serine peptidase — protein MRSIRPLLMAASAVAALTLTVTACGPSEENVGADKPAAPASLDPNKIKIPEDLKDRLKEHGIDLDKWRNGEWKNWDRDKWLREAKDFVNPIIEDLWDPDRMREAERPDKPVEEEDISGDKGVTDPTPDPVKAKAVAAKYHDNAPESGKVFFDGPEGSMVCSATVVKDPAHPGKSNLVWTAGHCVHKGKEGGWYRNIAFVPSYNDSAMETSALEKATREQIAPYGVWWADWVKTSDQWIAEGASTGGAGAPYDFAVIKVTPEKGSSGKSLEETVGSALPVEFNAPAVPKIASLTATGYPAAPPFDGQKAFQCTDKPGRLSLKAEQPTMYRIGCTMTGGSSGGGWVAQGHDGKPALVSNTSIGPSTAGWLAGPRLGPEAKAIFEEVSKKYAGQ, from the coding sequence ATGCGATCGATTCGTCCGCTGCTGATGGCGGCTTCCGCCGTCGCGGCGCTGACGCTCACCGTCACGGCCTGCGGCCCGAGCGAGGAGAACGTGGGGGCGGACAAGCCCGCCGCGCCCGCGAGCCTGGACCCGAACAAGATCAAGATTCCGGAGGACCTGAAGGACCGTCTGAAGGAACACGGGATCGACCTCGACAAGTGGCGGAACGGCGAGTGGAAGAACTGGGACCGCGACAAGTGGCTGCGTGAGGCCAAGGACTTCGTCAACCCGATCATCGAGGACCTCTGGGACCCGGACCGGATGCGCGAGGCCGAGCGCCCCGACAAGCCGGTCGAGGAGGAGGACATCTCGGGCGACAAGGGTGTCACCGACCCGACGCCCGACCCGGTGAAGGCGAAGGCCGTGGCGGCGAAGTACCACGACAACGCCCCCGAGTCCGGCAAGGTCTTCTTCGACGGCCCCGAGGGCTCGATGGTCTGCTCGGCCACGGTCGTGAAGGACCCGGCGCACCCGGGCAAGTCCAACCTGGTCTGGACGGCCGGGCACTGCGTGCACAAGGGCAAGGAGGGCGGCTGGTACCGCAACATCGCCTTCGTGCCCTCGTACAACGACTCGGCGATGGAGACCTCCGCGCTGGAGAAGGCGACGCGGGAGCAGATCGCCCCGTACGGCGTGTGGTGGGCGGACTGGGTCAAGACCTCCGACCAGTGGATCGCCGAGGGCGCGTCCACCGGTGGTGCCGGTGCTCCGTACGACTTCGCGGTCATCAAGGTGACCCCGGAGAAGGGCTCCTCGGGCAAGTCCCTCGAGGAGACGGTCGGTTCGGCGCTGCCGGTTGAGTTCAACGCCCCCGCGGTGCCGAAGATCGCGAGCCTGACGGCGACCGGCTACCCGGCGGCGCCGCCGTTCGACGGCCAGAAGGCGTTCCAGTGCACGGACAAGCCGGGCCGGCTGTCCCTGAAGGCCGAGCAGCCGACGATGTACCGGATCGGCTGCACGATGACCGGTGGTTCGTCCGGCGGCGGCTGGGTCGCCCAGGGGCATGACGGCAAGCCGGCGCTGGTGTCGAACACCTCGATCGGCCCGTCGACGGCGGGTTGGCTCGCGGGTCCGCGCCTCGGCCCGGAGGCCAAGGCCATCTTCGAAGAGGTCAGCAAGAAGTACGCCGGTCAGTAG
- a CDS encoding diaminobutyrate--2-oxoglutarate transaminase: protein MAVTESAPAVPPAARTQTRPTDRGGEHEGILRRQSQRESAARTYARSLPIVPVRARGLTIEGADGRRYLDCLSGAGTLALGHNHPVVLEAIRKVLDSGAPLHVLDLATPVKDAFTSELFATLPGELADDARIQFCGPAGTDAVEAALKLVRTATGRSGLLAFTGAYHGMTAGALEASGGAADVRVTRLPYPQQYRCPFGVGGERGAELAARWTENLLDDPKSGVTTPAGMIVEAVQGEGGVIPAPDDWMRRMRRITADRSVPLIVDEVQTGVGRTGAFWAVEHSGVVPDVMVLSKAIGGSLPLAVIVYRSELDAWEPGAHAGTFRGNQLAMAAGTATLAYVRENKLAERAGTLGARILGRLQGLAAAHPCVGDVRGRGLMIGVELVDPDAAGPDDPVPPPAPALALAVQQECLARGLIVELGGRHSAVVRLLPPLTLTDEQANAVLDRFADALAAAERAHTPHPPASRRATAPRNASGPSH, encoded by the coding sequence GTGGCCGTGACCGAATCAGCTCCGGCCGTTCCACCGGCCGCGCGCACGCAGACCCGGCCGACGGACCGAGGGGGCGAGCACGAGGGCATTTTGCGCCGGCAGTCCCAGCGCGAGTCCGCCGCACGCACCTACGCCCGCTCCCTGCCGATCGTCCCCGTACGGGCCCGGGGGCTGACCATCGAGGGCGCCGACGGCCGCCGCTACCTGGACTGTCTGTCCGGTGCCGGGACACTCGCCCTCGGCCACAACCACCCCGTGGTCCTGGAAGCCATCAGGAAGGTCCTCGACTCGGGGGCTCCCCTCCACGTCCTCGACCTCGCCACCCCCGTCAAGGACGCCTTCACCTCCGAACTGTTCGCCACCCTTCCCGGCGAACTCGCCGACGACGCCCGCATCCAGTTCTGCGGTCCGGCGGGCACGGACGCCGTCGAGGCGGCCCTCAAGCTCGTCCGGACGGCCACCGGCCGGAGCGGGCTCCTCGCCTTCACCGGCGCCTACCACGGCATGACGGCCGGAGCCCTCGAAGCCTCCGGAGGAGCCGCCGACGTCCGCGTGACCCGGCTGCCCTACCCGCAGCAGTACCGCTGCCCCTTCGGCGTCGGCGGCGAACGCGGCGCCGAACTGGCCGCCCGCTGGACCGAGAACCTCCTCGACGACCCCAAGAGCGGCGTCACCACCCCCGCCGGAATGATCGTCGAGGCCGTCCAGGGCGAGGGCGGGGTCATCCCCGCGCCCGACGACTGGATGCGCCGGATGCGCCGGATCACCGCCGACCGCTCCGTCCCGCTGATCGTCGACGAGGTCCAGACCGGCGTCGGCCGCACCGGCGCCTTCTGGGCCGTCGAGCACAGCGGCGTCGTGCCCGACGTCATGGTCCTCTCCAAGGCCATCGGCGGCTCCCTCCCGCTCGCGGTCATCGTCTACCGGTCGGAGCTCGACGCCTGGGAACCCGGCGCCCACGCCGGCACCTTCCGCGGCAACCAGCTAGCCATGGCCGCCGGCACGGCCACCCTCGCCTACGTCCGCGAGAACAAGCTCGCCGAACGGGCCGGCACCCTCGGCGCCCGTATCCTCGGCCGGCTCCAGGGCCTCGCCGCCGCCCACCCCTGCGTCGGCGACGTCCGCGGCCGAGGCCTGATGATCGGCGTCGAACTCGTCGATCCCGACGCGGCCGGACCGGACGACCCCGTCCCGCCGCCCGCCCCCGCCCTGGCCCTCGCCGTCCAGCAGGAGTGCCTCGCCCGCGGACTCATCGTCGAACTCGGCGGCCGCCACTCGGCGGTGGTCCGGCTCCTGCCTCCGCTCACCCTCACCGACGAGCAGGCCAACGCCGTCCTGGACCGCTTCGCCGACGCCCTGGCCGCGGCCGAACGGGCCCACACCCCCCACCCGCCCGCCTCCCGCCGGGCCACGGCCCCCCGGAACGCCTCCGGACCGTCCCACTGA
- a CDS encoding IucA/IucC family protein yields MLRPQEFGSETLRPQEFGSETLQAQPLGPDPFGSEEPTVPRQHAGPYEPRTPRPADTPDPLDDPDPRRAADAAAVENLLRCWVREKNLPAPGSTTLRIPLDASGTALLVPVRYWSPTGWHRFGAPALEGLPASAPAADAVTVAALLSRETGRSEGTDLVGRVADSARRTADFLTERRRRPQPHPDADLFLAAEQSLLLGHPLHPTPKSREGLSEAESRLYSPELHGSFPLHWIAVDHTLLAGDSAWTEQGRPVTAEQLVSGLAEGLASPAGTAPLPLHPWQARELLHRPDVRALLDAGLLHDLGLHGSPWHPTSSVRTVHRPGARAMLKLSLGLRITNSRRENLRKELHRGVEVHRLLRTGLVDEWQAAHPSFDIVRDPAWLAVDAPDGTPVPGLDVMIRHNPFGPGDDAVCIASLTAPRPWPGATTMRSRLADVIGRLAARTGRPTTAVAAEWFLRYLDQVVRPVLWLDGHAGIALEAHQQNTLVLLDPDGWPIGGRYRDNQGYYFRESHRGELESRLPGIGADSDTFVSDQVTDERFAYYLGINNVLGLIGAFGAQRLADERVLLAAFRSFLTSATSLGSPLPHRLLEAATLRSKANLLTRLHGLDELVGPVDTQSVYVTVTNPLRT; encoded by the coding sequence ATGCTCCGCCCCCAGGAGTTCGGCTCGGAGACGCTCCGCCCCCAGGAGTTCGGCTCGGAGACGCTCCAAGCCCAGCCGCTCGGCCCGGACCCGTTCGGCTCCGAGGAGCCCACCGTCCCGCGCCAGCACGCCGGACCGTACGAACCCCGGACCCCCCGCCCGGCCGACACCCCCGACCCGCTGGACGACCCCGACCCGCGGCGTGCCGCCGACGCCGCCGCAGTCGAGAACCTCCTCCGCTGCTGGGTCCGGGAGAAGAACCTCCCGGCCCCCGGATCCACCACCCTGCGCATCCCCCTCGACGCCAGCGGCACCGCCCTCCTCGTCCCCGTCCGCTACTGGTCGCCCACCGGCTGGCACCGCTTCGGCGCCCCCGCCCTCGAAGGGCTCCCGGCCTCGGCGCCGGCCGCCGACGCCGTCACGGTGGCCGCCCTGCTCAGCCGAGAGACCGGCCGCTCCGAGGGCACCGACCTCGTCGGCCGCGTCGCCGACTCAGCCCGCCGCACCGCCGACTTCCTCACCGAGCGCCGCCGCCGGCCGCAACCGCACCCGGACGCCGACCTCTTCCTCGCCGCCGAACAGTCCCTGCTGCTCGGCCACCCGCTCCACCCCACCCCCAAGAGCCGCGAAGGGCTCTCCGAGGCCGAGAGCCGGCTCTACTCACCCGAACTCCACGGCTCCTTCCCCCTCCACTGGATCGCCGTCGACCACACCCTCCTGGCCGGCGACTCCGCCTGGACCGAACAGGGCCGGCCCGTCACCGCCGAACAGCTCGTCTCCGGTCTCGCCGAAGGACTCGCGTCGCCCGCCGGCACCGCGCCCCTGCCACTGCACCCCTGGCAGGCCCGCGAACTCCTGCACCGCCCCGACGTCCGCGCCCTCCTGGACGCCGGCCTTCTCCACGACCTCGGCCTGCACGGCAGCCCCTGGCACCCCACCTCCTCCGTCCGCACCGTGCACCGACCCGGCGCCCGGGCCATGCTCAAGCTCTCCCTCGGCCTGCGCATCACCAACTCCCGCCGCGAGAACCTCCGCAAGGAACTCCACCGAGGCGTCGAGGTCCACCGGCTGCTCCGCACCGGCCTCGTCGACGAGTGGCAGGCAGCCCACCCGAGCTTCGACATCGTCCGCGACCCCGCCTGGCTCGCCGTCGACGCCCCGGACGGCACCCCCGTCCCGGGCCTCGACGTCATGATCCGCCACAACCCCTTCGGGCCCGGCGACGACGCCGTCTGCATCGCCTCCCTCACGGCACCCCGCCCCTGGCCCGGAGCCACCACCATGCGCTCCCGGCTCGCCGACGTCATCGGCCGGCTCGCCGCCCGCACGGGCCGCCCCACGACCGCCGTCGCCGCCGAGTGGTTCCTCCGCTACCTCGACCAGGTCGTCCGCCCCGTCCTCTGGCTCGACGGCCACGCCGGCATCGCCCTGGAGGCCCACCAGCAGAACACCCTGGTCCTCCTGGACCCGGACGGCTGGCCGATCGGCGGCCGCTACCGCGACAACCAGGGCTACTACTTCCGCGAGTCCCACCGGGGCGAGCTGGAGAGCCGCCTCCCCGGCATCGGCGCCGACAGCGACACCTTCGTCTCCGACCAGGTCACCGACGAGCGCTTCGCCTACTACCTCGGCATCAACAACGTCCTCGGTCTGATCGGCGCCTTCGGCGCCCAGCGCCTCGCCGACGAACGCGTCCTGCTCGCCGCCTTCCGCAGCTTCCTCACCTCCGCCACCAGCCTGGGATCACCCCTTCCGCACCGGCTCCTGGAAGCCGCGACCCTGCGCAGCAAGGCCAATCTCCTCACCCGCCTGCACGGCCTGGACGAGCTCGTCGGGCCCGTCGACACCCAGTCCGTCTACGTCACCGTCACCAACCCCCTCCGCACCTGA